In the genome of Cryptomeria japonica chromosome 8, Sugi_1.0, whole genome shotgun sequence, one region contains:
- the LOC131857261 gene encoding putative disease resistance protein At4g11170 isoform X2, whose protein sequence is MLELSACVEARDRTRTNPNLKILPLFFQISPDALKDTKVDNEKWKQLKISGEKQAEWLRDLELIRRINGINFRENDDEVKFRDDIVKEIWHILPTSSPRYLVRCMQGQERMCQEVADFFKSVQSVKKGTSIAGLYGIPGQGKTTVAKAFCNFKMGDFEGKVCHLEFSRGDSFERTKLALQYLTRCPQLILQTLTDRDQAQVELYRRVKGQRILLVLDNVTEESIDEVTDYLKAELGENSCILLSARSVDVLEKHFKIGKRSCMRVPRLEDNEAIEILLEKAPIDVSTMGAEEKVFAVKCADRFLFEEVGRRGKTFHPLALKAFGGHLFSKYGPHLSKWAGEIEGWVNRCSYGLDDLLAVLGKAFDSMRSEYRTIFMLLTLYMPPRMSPHKVTEWLAMVLNKEISFIEKAVEDLCKMALIEEFASKIRIHDLYIEFAQSKANEMGRWLWWKGDLCSTRWLISQHNAGFELAKLEQCKHRRPSQITPHDLQNLLVLQLVGVQNMRKLDLGGMRRLRSIIIHKCNDLTMLEGMEKLQQLAWLQISEVNTMFKLPVLSSLEGLQHLEIDIAGRQVVNRLGDLSGCVFLREIKVRCPSLLDFPRLNGLPHLEKVEFSVCDKVKGPLDCRECVELLSIVIDSCSQMASLPLLVGCKKLSKIVLWECDAVKACPDIDVPGALKTLELFVSSKAATAPQSLESCYTLQILKLCNMVELRELPSFRLLSNLTVLKLDKCGIREPPDLTCCVLLEVVYFFTLMHLKRFPNFSLLRSLKKLTLYDCWRVEDPPDISGCHELQVFHLVYNDNMKGLPNMGDFQRLEEIKLSWHSYKEIDVDSSEFHVDLQPYEDLQSRLEHFKDENFSNLSDVSIPGALKEWQWLKNQTILGKRYVRGAKTYYSITAPYELRKRSQFSEKVLVETIGRANFERAAFKYSNLFYRTELMYTVKRSIVGQCSRDLIIFVVVVCTLLAGGEWLRDRIVDISRREWLSYSIEWLRDHIVNIRRGECWRDCIEWLSDRLVDVSKVSRAKLLWGRLVNISQAGWLRLRYFYLKFAFTILGWVWVLLRWWRFL, encoded by the exons ATGCTGGAACTCTCTGCTTGTGTGGAAGCGAGAGACAGAACCCGTACGAATCCCAATCTCAAAATTTTACCCTTGTTCTTCCAGATTTCACCAGATGCTCTTAAAGACACGAAGGTAGACAATGAAAAGTGGAAACAGTTGAAGATATCCGGGGAAAAGCAAGCCGAATGGCTCCGAGATTTGGAACTAATACGGCGAATTAATGGGATAAATTTCAGGGAAAATGATGATGAAGTGAAGTTCAGAGATGATATTGTGAAGGAAATCTGGCATATACTTCCAACATCCTCGCCAAGGTATCTTGTCCGTTGTATGCAAGGACAAGAACGAATGTGTCAG GAGGTTGCAGATTTCTTCAAATCTGTCCAGTCCGTCAAAAAGGGAACCAGTATTGCAGGATTGTATGGAATACCGGGCCAGGGGAAAACTACAGTTGCCAAGGCTTTCTGCAACTTCAAAATGGGGGATTTCGAAGGTAAAGTATGCCATCTGGAATTTTCTAGAGGCGATTCATTTGAAAGAACAAAGCTTGCCCTGCAATATCTCACTCGCTGCCCTCAGTTGATTCTTCAAACACTGACAGACCGAGATCAG GCACAAGTTGAGTTGTATAGACGAGTGAAGGGCCAAAGGATATTGTTGGTTCTCGACAATGTCACAGAAGAAAGTATTGACGAAGTAACGGACTATCTTAAGGCGGAGTTGGGAGAAAACAGCTGCATCCTTTTGAGCGCTCGGAGTGTAGATGTTCTAGAAAAGCATTTCAAGATAGGTAAGCGGTCATGCATGCGCGTCCCAAGGCTTGAAGATAACGAGGCCATAGAAATCTTGTTGGAAAAGGCACCTATAGATGTGTCAACGATGGGGGCAGAGGAAAAAGTTTTTGCTGTCAAGTGTGCAGACAGATTTTTGTTCGAAGAGGTCGGTCGGAGAGGTAAAACATTTCATCCGTTAGCCTTAAAAGCTTTCGGCGGCCACCTCTTCAGTAAATATGGTCCGCATTTGTCAAAGTGGGCTGGTGAGATAGAAGGCTGGGTAAACCGATGTAGCTATGGTTTGGATGATTTGTTGGCTGTGCTGGGCAAAGCTTTTGATAGCATGCGTTCCGAATATCGCACCATATTCATGCTTCTCACCCTATATATGCCGCCTCGTATGTCTCCCCACAAAGTTACTGAGTGGCTGGCAATGGTTCTAAACAAAGAGATCTCATTTATTGAGAAAGCA GTTGAGGATTTATGTAAGATGGCTCTTATTGAAGAATTTGCATCTAAAATTCGCATACACGATCTATATATTGAATTCGCACAAAGCAAAGCAAATGAAATGGGGAGATGGCTGTGGTGGAAGGGCGACCTATGTAGTACACGTTGGTTAATATCACAGCACAATGCAGGTTTTGAATTGGCTAAGTTGGAGCAGTGCAAGCATCGAAGACCGTCCCAGATCACCCCGCACGACCTTCAAAATCTCTTGGTGCTTCAGCTTGTAGGTGTGCAGAATATGAGAAAGCTTGACTTGGGCGGGATGCGTCGTCTCAGAAGTATTATAATACACAAATGCAATGACTTGACTATGCTTGAAGGTATGGAGAAATTGCAACAGCTGGCGTGGCTTCAGATAAGCGAGGTAAATACAATGTTTAAACTTCCGGTGCTAAGCAGCCTCGAAGGTTTACAACATCTTGAGATTGACATTGCAGGCAGGCAGGTGGTCAATCGGCTGGGAGATCTTAGCGGCTGTGTTTTTCTGAGAGAGATAAAGGTTCGTTGTCCATCCCTCTTGGACTTCCCAAGGTTGAATGGTTTGCCGCATTTGGAGAAAGTGGAATTTAGTGTGTGTGATAAAGTGAAGGGGCCTCTCGACTGTAGAGAATGTGTGGAGCTTCTAAGTATTGTCATCGACAGTTGCTCCCAGATGGCTTCGTTACCGCTCCTGGTTGGATGTAAGAAACTATCCAAAATTGTATTGTGGGAATGTGATGCAGTGAAGGCATGTCCAGATATAGATGTGCCAGGTGCTTTGAAGACACTAGAGTTGTTTGTTTCATCAAAAGCTGCTACGGCGCCCCAAAGTTTAGAGTCTTGTTACACACTACAAATTCTTAAACTATGCAATATGGTTGAACTAAGGGAGCTTCCCAGTTTCAGACTTCTATCAAATTTGACTGTGCTCAAACTTGACAAGTGTGGTATAAGGGAGCCACCAGACCTAACATGTTGTGTCTTGTTGGAGGTTGTTTACTTTTTCACGCTGATGCATTTAAAAAGGTTTCCTAACTTCTCACTATTGAGGAGTTTAAAGAAGTTAACTCTTTATGATTGCTGGAGGGTTGAAGATCCTCCTGATATTAGTGGCTGCCATGAATTACAGGTATTCCATCTAGTCTATAACGACAATATGAAAGGACTTCCAAACATGGGAGATTTCCAACGGTTGGAGGAAATCAAATTGAGTTGGCATTCTTATAAGGAAATTGATGTCGATAGTTCTGAATTCCATGTGGATCTTCAACCTTATGAGGATCTTCAATCTCGTCTGGAGCACTTTAAAGACGAAAACTTCTCGAACTTAAGTGATGTAAGCATACCAGGAGCATTGAAAGAGTGGCAGTGGCTAAAGAACCAGACAATACTGGGGAAAAGGTATGTCCGTGGGGCAAAGACCTATTATTCTATTACAGCTCCGTATGAATTGCGGAAGCGAAGCCAGTTTTCAGAGAAAGTATTGGTCGAAACTATTGGAAGGGCAAATTTTGAACGCGCTgcattcaaatattcaaatttattttatagAACAGAATTGATGTATACGGTAAAGCGGTCAATAGTTGGGCAGTGTTCTAGGGATCTTATAATATTTGTGGTTGTAGTGTGTACGTTGTTAGCAGGGGGAGAATGGTTAAGGGATCGTATTGTTGATATAAGCAGGAGAGAATGGTTAAGTTATTCTATTGAATggttaagggatcatattgttaaTATACGCAGGGGAGAATGTTGGAGGGATTGTATTGAATGGTTAAGCGATCGTCTTGTTGATGTAAGCAAGGTAAGCAGGGCAAAATTGTTATGGGGTCGTCTTGTTAATATAAGCCAGGCAGGATGGTTACGGTTAAGATATTTTTATCTTAAATTTGCTTTTACAATACTTGGATGGGTGTGGGTGTTACTTAGATGGTGGAggtttttgtaa
- the LOC131857261 gene encoding putative disease resistance protein At4g11170 isoform X1: MDHIDTTQLKKLSRGEYSQARRSIGETTNLRTTEFSQPNKPIRNDHEQKLLVAKEVFLSHSGKQKNFVRQLNRDLANHGVSCFFDQDRESLPLGEDFPSRIFEAAKTCKVAVFLLSKDFLESKWPMLELSACVEARDRTRTNPNLKILPLFFQISPDALKDTKVDNEKWKQLKISGEKQAEWLRDLELIRRINGINFRENDDEVKFRDDIVKEIWHILPTSSPRYLVRCMQGQERMCQEVADFFKSVQSVKKGTSIAGLYGIPGQGKTTVAKAFCNFKMGDFEGKVCHLEFSRGDSFERTKLALQYLTRCPQLILQTLTDRDQAQVELYRRVKGQRILLVLDNVTEESIDEVTDYLKAELGENSCILLSARSVDVLEKHFKIGKRSCMRVPRLEDNEAIEILLEKAPIDVSTMGAEEKVFAVKCADRFLFEEVGRRGKTFHPLALKAFGGHLFSKYGPHLSKWAGEIEGWVNRCSYGLDDLLAVLGKAFDSMRSEYRTIFMLLTLYMPPRMSPHKVTEWLAMVLNKEISFIEKAVEDLCKMALIEEFASKIRIHDLYIEFAQSKANEMGRWLWWKGDLCSTRWLISQHNAGFELAKLEQCKHRRPSQITPHDLQNLLVLQLVGVQNMRKLDLGGMRRLRSIIIHKCNDLTMLEGMEKLQQLAWLQISEVNTMFKLPVLSSLEGLQHLEIDIAGRQVVNRLGDLSGCVFLREIKVRCPSLLDFPRLNGLPHLEKVEFSVCDKVKGPLDCRECVELLSIVIDSCSQMASLPLLVGCKKLSKIVLWECDAVKACPDIDVPGALKTLELFVSSKAATAPQSLESCYTLQILKLCNMVELRELPSFRLLSNLTVLKLDKCGIREPPDLTCCVLLEVVYFFTLMHLKRFPNFSLLRSLKKLTLYDCWRVEDPPDISGCHELQVFHLVYNDNMKGLPNMGDFQRLEEIKLSWHSYKEIDVDSSEFHVDLQPYEDLQSRLEHFKDENFSNLSDVSIPGALKEWQWLKNQTILGKRYVRGAKTYYSITAPYELRKRSQFSEKVLVETIGRANFERAAFKYSNLFYRTELMYTVKRSIVGQCSRDLIIFVVVVCTLLAGGEWLRDRIVDISRREWLSYSIEWLRDHIVNIRRGECWRDCIEWLSDRLVDVSKVSRAKLLWGRLVNISQAGWLRLRYFYLKFAFTILGWVWVLLRWWRFL, encoded by the exons ATGGATCACATCGACACCactcaattaaagaaattaagcagaGGAGAATATTCTCAAGCTCGGCGTTCGATCGGGGAGACTACAAATTTACGCACTACTGAGTTCTCCCAGCCCAACAAACCGATTCGCAA TGACCATGAACAGAAGCTTTTGGTGGCTAAAGAAGTATTTCTCAGTCACAGCGGTAAGCAGAAAAATTTTGTTAGGCAGCTAAATAGAGACCTTGCAAACCACGGCGTTTCCTGCTTCTTTGATCAAGATCGTGAAAGTCTGCCATTGGGAGAAGATTTCCCCTCCCGTATATTCGAAGCCGCCAAGACATGCAAAGTAGCAGTTTTTCTCCTATCGAAGGATTTCCTCGAATCAAAGTGGCCCATGCTGGAACTCTCTGCTTGTGTGGAAGCGAGAGACAGAACCCGTACGAATCCCAATCTCAAAATTTTACCCTTGTTCTTCCAGATTTCACCAGATGCTCTTAAAGACACGAAGGTAGACAATGAAAAGTGGAAACAGTTGAAGATATCCGGGGAAAAGCAAGCCGAATGGCTCCGAGATTTGGAACTAATACGGCGAATTAATGGGATAAATTTCAGGGAAAATGATGATGAAGTGAAGTTCAGAGATGATATTGTGAAGGAAATCTGGCATATACTTCCAACATCCTCGCCAAGGTATCTTGTCCGTTGTATGCAAGGACAAGAACGAATGTGTCAG GAGGTTGCAGATTTCTTCAAATCTGTCCAGTCCGTCAAAAAGGGAACCAGTATTGCAGGATTGTATGGAATACCGGGCCAGGGGAAAACTACAGTTGCCAAGGCTTTCTGCAACTTCAAAATGGGGGATTTCGAAGGTAAAGTATGCCATCTGGAATTTTCTAGAGGCGATTCATTTGAAAGAACAAAGCTTGCCCTGCAATATCTCACTCGCTGCCCTCAGTTGATTCTTCAAACACTGACAGACCGAGATCAG GCACAAGTTGAGTTGTATAGACGAGTGAAGGGCCAAAGGATATTGTTGGTTCTCGACAATGTCACAGAAGAAAGTATTGACGAAGTAACGGACTATCTTAAGGCGGAGTTGGGAGAAAACAGCTGCATCCTTTTGAGCGCTCGGAGTGTAGATGTTCTAGAAAAGCATTTCAAGATAGGTAAGCGGTCATGCATGCGCGTCCCAAGGCTTGAAGATAACGAGGCCATAGAAATCTTGTTGGAAAAGGCACCTATAGATGTGTCAACGATGGGGGCAGAGGAAAAAGTTTTTGCTGTCAAGTGTGCAGACAGATTTTTGTTCGAAGAGGTCGGTCGGAGAGGTAAAACATTTCATCCGTTAGCCTTAAAAGCTTTCGGCGGCCACCTCTTCAGTAAATATGGTCCGCATTTGTCAAAGTGGGCTGGTGAGATAGAAGGCTGGGTAAACCGATGTAGCTATGGTTTGGATGATTTGTTGGCTGTGCTGGGCAAAGCTTTTGATAGCATGCGTTCCGAATATCGCACCATATTCATGCTTCTCACCCTATATATGCCGCCTCGTATGTCTCCCCACAAAGTTACTGAGTGGCTGGCAATGGTTCTAAACAAAGAGATCTCATTTATTGAGAAAGCA GTTGAGGATTTATGTAAGATGGCTCTTATTGAAGAATTTGCATCTAAAATTCGCATACACGATCTATATATTGAATTCGCACAAAGCAAAGCAAATGAAATGGGGAGATGGCTGTGGTGGAAGGGCGACCTATGTAGTACACGTTGGTTAATATCACAGCACAATGCAGGTTTTGAATTGGCTAAGTTGGAGCAGTGCAAGCATCGAAGACCGTCCCAGATCACCCCGCACGACCTTCAAAATCTCTTGGTGCTTCAGCTTGTAGGTGTGCAGAATATGAGAAAGCTTGACTTGGGCGGGATGCGTCGTCTCAGAAGTATTATAATACACAAATGCAATGACTTGACTATGCTTGAAGGTATGGAGAAATTGCAACAGCTGGCGTGGCTTCAGATAAGCGAGGTAAATACAATGTTTAAACTTCCGGTGCTAAGCAGCCTCGAAGGTTTACAACATCTTGAGATTGACATTGCAGGCAGGCAGGTGGTCAATCGGCTGGGAGATCTTAGCGGCTGTGTTTTTCTGAGAGAGATAAAGGTTCGTTGTCCATCCCTCTTGGACTTCCCAAGGTTGAATGGTTTGCCGCATTTGGAGAAAGTGGAATTTAGTGTGTGTGATAAAGTGAAGGGGCCTCTCGACTGTAGAGAATGTGTGGAGCTTCTAAGTATTGTCATCGACAGTTGCTCCCAGATGGCTTCGTTACCGCTCCTGGTTGGATGTAAGAAACTATCCAAAATTGTATTGTGGGAATGTGATGCAGTGAAGGCATGTCCAGATATAGATGTGCCAGGTGCTTTGAAGACACTAGAGTTGTTTGTTTCATCAAAAGCTGCTACGGCGCCCCAAAGTTTAGAGTCTTGTTACACACTACAAATTCTTAAACTATGCAATATGGTTGAACTAAGGGAGCTTCCCAGTTTCAGACTTCTATCAAATTTGACTGTGCTCAAACTTGACAAGTGTGGTATAAGGGAGCCACCAGACCTAACATGTTGTGTCTTGTTGGAGGTTGTTTACTTTTTCACGCTGATGCATTTAAAAAGGTTTCCTAACTTCTCACTATTGAGGAGTTTAAAGAAGTTAACTCTTTATGATTGCTGGAGGGTTGAAGATCCTCCTGATATTAGTGGCTGCCATGAATTACAGGTATTCCATCTAGTCTATAACGACAATATGAAAGGACTTCCAAACATGGGAGATTTCCAACGGTTGGAGGAAATCAAATTGAGTTGGCATTCTTATAAGGAAATTGATGTCGATAGTTCTGAATTCCATGTGGATCTTCAACCTTATGAGGATCTTCAATCTCGTCTGGAGCACTTTAAAGACGAAAACTTCTCGAACTTAAGTGATGTAAGCATACCAGGAGCATTGAAAGAGTGGCAGTGGCTAAAGAACCAGACAATACTGGGGAAAAGGTATGTCCGTGGGGCAAAGACCTATTATTCTATTACAGCTCCGTATGAATTGCGGAAGCGAAGCCAGTTTTCAGAGAAAGTATTGGTCGAAACTATTGGAAGGGCAAATTTTGAACGCGCTgcattcaaatattcaaatttattttatagAACAGAATTGATGTATACGGTAAAGCGGTCAATAGTTGGGCAGTGTTCTAGGGATCTTATAATATTTGTGGTTGTAGTGTGTACGTTGTTAGCAGGGGGAGAATGGTTAAGGGATCGTATTGTTGATATAAGCAGGAGAGAATGGTTAAGTTATTCTATTGAATggttaagggatcatattgttaaTATACGCAGGGGAGAATGTTGGAGGGATTGTATTGAATGGTTAAGCGATCGTCTTGTTGATGTAAGCAAGGTAAGCAGGGCAAAATTGTTATGGGGTCGTCTTGTTAATATAAGCCAGGCAGGATGGTTACGGTTAAGATATTTTTATCTTAAATTTGCTTTTACAATACTTGGATGGGTGTGGGTGTTACTTAGATGGTGGAggtttttgtaa